The proteins below come from a single Diceros bicornis minor isolate mBicDic1 chromosome 3, mDicBic1.mat.cur, whole genome shotgun sequence genomic window:
- the STEAP2 gene encoding metalloreductase STEAP2, translating into MESISMMGSPKSLSETFLPNGINGIKDARKVTVGVIGSGDFAKSLTIRLIRCGYHVVIGSRNPKFASEFFPHVVDVTHHEDALTKTNIIFVAIHREHYTSLWDLRHLLVGKILIDVSNNMRINQYPESNAEYLASLFPDSLVVKGFNVVSAWALQLGPKDASRQVYICSNNIQARQQVIELARQLNFVPVDLGSLSSAKEIENLPLRLFTLWRGPVVVAISLATFFFLYSFVRDVIHPYARNQQSDFYKIPIEIVNKTLPIVAITLLSLVYLAGLLSAAYQLYYSTKYRRFPPWLETWLQCRKQLGLLSFFFASVHVAYSLCLPMRRSERYLFLNMAYQQVHANIENSWNEEEVWRIEMYISFGIMSLGLLSLLAVTSIPSVSNALNWREFSFIQSTLGYVALLISTFHVLIYGWKRAFEEEYYRFYTPPNFVLALVLPSIVILGKIILLLPCISRKLKRIKKGWEKSQFLEEGIGGGVPHLSPERVTVM; encoded by the exons ATGGAATCGATCTCTATGATGGGAAGCCCTAAGAGCCTTAGCGAAACTTTTTTGCCTAATGGCATAAATGGtatcaaagatgccaggaaggtCACTGTAGGTGTAATTGGAAGTGGGGATTTTGCTAAATCTCTGACCATTCGACTTATTAGATGTGGCTATCATGTGGTCATAGGAAGTAGGAATCCTAAGTTTGCTTCTGAATTTTTTCCTCATGTGGTAGATGTCACTCATCATGAAGATGCTctaacaaaaacaaatataatatttgttGCTATACATAGAGAACATTACACCTCCCTGTGGGACCTAAGACATCTGCTTGTGGGTAAAATCCTGATTGATGTGAGCAATAACATGAGGATAAACCAATACCCAGAATCCAATGCTGAATATCTGGCTTCATTATTCCCGGATTCCTTGGTTGTCAAAGGCTTTAATGTTGTCTCAGCTTGGGCACTTCAGTTAGGACCTAAGGATGCCAGCCGGCAg GTTTATATATGCAGCAACAACATTCAAGCTCGACAACAGGTTATTGAACTTGCCCGtcagttgaattttgttcccGTTGACTTGGGATCATTATCATCAGCAAAGGAGATTGAAAATTTACCCTTGCGACTATTTACTCTCTGGAGAGGGCCAGTGGTGGTTGCCATAAGCCTGGCcacgtttttttttctttattcctttgtcaGAGATGTGATCCATCCATATGCTAGAAACCAGCAGAGTGACTTTTACAAGATTCCTATTGAGATTGTGAATAAAACCTTGCCCATAGTTGCCATTACTTTGCTGTCCCTGGTATACCTAGCAGGTCTCCTGTCAGCTGCCTATCAGCTTTATTACAGCACCAAGTATAGGAGATTTCCACCTTGGCTGGAGACCTGGTTACAGTGTAGAAAACAGCTTGGATTACTAAGTTTTTTCTTCGCTTCAGTCCATGTTGCCTACAGCCTCTGCTTACCAATGAGAAGGTCAGAGAGATACTTGTTTCTCAACATGGCTTATCAGCAG GTTCATGCGAATATTGAAAACTCTTGGAACGAAGAAGAAGTTTGGAGAATTGAAATGTACATCTCCTTTGGCATAATGAGTCTTGGCTTACTTTCCCTCCTGGCAGTCACCTCCATCCCTTCAGTGAGCAATGCTTTAAACTGGAGGGAATTCAGTTTTATTCAG TCTACACTAGGATATGTCGCTCTACTCATAAGTACTTTCCATGTTTTAATTTATGGATGGAAACGAGCTTTTGAAGAAGAGTACTACAGGTTTTATACACCACCAAACTTTGTTCTTGCTCTTGTGTTGCCCTCAATTGTAATTCTGGGTAAGATCATTTTACTCCTTCCATGTATAAGCCGGAAgctaaagagaattaaaaaaggcTGGGAAAAGAGCCAATTTCTAGAAGAAGGTATTGGAGGAGGAGTTCCTCATCTCTCACCAGAGAGGGTTACAGTAATGTGA